The following proteins come from a genomic window of Nitrospinota bacterium:
- a CDS encoding DegT/DnrJ/EryC1/StrS family aminotransferase, with protein sequence MNVPLLDLNRQHQPLHDEIVQAMSRVVESNAFILGPEVTKLEGQVAEYCETRFAIGVSSGTDALLVSLMAIGLGPGDEVITTPYTFFATVGSITRLGAKPVFVDIDPVTYNIDPAKIEEKITPRTKAIIPVHLYGQCADSEALLSLAEKHDLYVIEDAAQAIGAQYSDGRKAGNMGDLGCFSFFPTKNLGCFGDGGMVVTNHSEMNDRVRMLRVHGSQPKYYHQLVGGNFRLDALQAAVLNVKFPHLEGWNQKRRQNALRYDTLFKENGLTETQEVQCPEAVYADSGVLNHHTYNQYVIRVADRDALREYLSERGVATEVYYPLPLHLQQCFLYLGHKEGSFPESERAAKSTLALPIYPGLEPEQQAYVVQQIQSFFKR encoded by the coding sequence ATGAATGTACCTTTACTGGACTTGAATCGTCAACACCAACCGCTCCACGATGAAATCGTGCAGGCGATGTCACGGGTTGTGGAGAGCAACGCTTTCATACTCGGCCCCGAAGTGACCAAGCTTGAAGGCCAGGTTGCGGAATACTGCGAAACCCGATTTGCCATAGGGGTTTCATCAGGGACCGATGCCTTATTGGTTTCCTTGATGGCAATAGGGTTGGGCCCTGGCGATGAAGTCATCACCACGCCCTACACCTTTTTTGCGACGGTCGGTTCCATCACCCGGTTGGGCGCCAAGCCGGTTTTTGTCGACATCGATCCGGTCACCTATAATATTGACCCCGCAAAAATTGAAGAGAAGATAACCCCAAGGACCAAGGCCATTATTCCCGTCCACCTCTATGGGCAATGCGCGGACAGCGAAGCGCTGTTGAGCCTTGCTGAAAAGCACGATCTTTACGTGATTGAAGATGCCGCCCAGGCCATCGGGGCGCAATATAGTGATGGACGTAAGGCGGGAAACATGGGGGATCTGGGGTGTTTTTCCTTCTTTCCGACGAAGAACCTGGGATGTTTTGGCGACGGGGGAATGGTGGTCACCAATCATTCCGAAATGAATGACCGGGTGCGCATGTTGAGAGTGCATGGCAGCCAGCCAAAATATTACCATCAACTCGTTGGCGGAAATTTTCGTCTGGATGCACTCCAGGCGGCGGTCTTGAACGTCAAGTTCCCGCATCTGGAAGGGTGGAACCAAAAGCGGCGGCAAAATGCCCTCCGCTATGACACGCTGTTTAAAGAAAATGGTTTGACCGAAACCCAAGAGGTGCAATGTCCCGAAGCCGTTTATGCCGACTCGGGGGTTTTGAATCACCACACCTACAATCAATATGTTATCCGCGTGGCGGATCGCGATGCTTTACGGGAGTATCTAAGTGAAAGAGGAGTGGCGACGGAAGTGTATTATCCTTTACCCCTGCATCTGCAACAGTGCTTTCTTTATCTTGGACATAAGGAGGGAAGTTTTCCTGAGTCCGAACGGGCTGCAAAGAGCACATTGGCTTTGCCCATTTACCCCGGCCTGGAGCCGGAGCAGCAGGCATATGTTGTTCAACAGATCCAATCCTTTTTCAAGCGTTGA